Genomic segment of Helicobacter enhydrae:
CCAATGTGATTTTTTATCTATTGGCTTATTTTATAGGGGCGATTCCATTTGGGTTATTGATTTGCAAAGTTTTTTATCACATCAATTTGAGAGAAATTGGATCAGGAAGTATCGGAGCGACCAATGTCTATCGTGCTATCAAAGAAGTAGATCCTACAAATGCCAAAAAATATTCGATTTTAACAATTTTGCTTGATTCTTTCAAAGGTTTGTTTGTCGTGGCTTTGGCGAAATTCTATGGCTTGAGTTATGAAACTCAATGGAGTATCGCAGTTTTATCAATTTTGGGGCATTGCTATAGCCCTTATCTCAATTTCACAGGTGGCAAGGGGGTTGCTACAGCGATTGGTTCGATTTTTTTACTCATACCGATAGAGGGCTTGTTGGGTTTGATAGTGTGGTTTGTCGTGGGCAAGATTTTTAAAATCTCTTCACTTTCCTCATTGCTTGGAGTTTTGAGTGGGATAGTTTTTAGTTTCATTGTGCCTTATTGTTTTGATTTGCCTCAAAACATTGATATTTTGAAACAAATCGGCTCTCATTCTCCTGTTATTATTATTGGAATTTTGATTCTTTATACCCACATTCCCAATATCATACGACTTATAAAAAAAGAGGAAAAACAAATTTTTTGATGCAAATCATCATTGAAAATCTTGAGCTTGAAGTCATTATCGGGGTTTTGCCATTTGAGAGAGAAAAACCCCAAAAAATCCTCCTAAGTGCAGAATTATTTTATTCTTATGCAGGGGTATATTTAGACTATAGGCAAGTGATAGAGTGTTTGACTGAAAATCTACAGACACAAAAGTATGAGATTTTGGAAGATGCTTTGCAAGATTTGGCTAGAAAATTACATAGGGCTTTTCCTCAATTCTACAAAATGATACTTTTGATTCAAAAGCCTGATATTTTTGCAAATTGTAGTATCGGAGTGAGAGAAGTTTTTGATTTTAAGGATTAAAAATGAGAACATTAAGCATTATTGATACTTTTGGATTCTTTTTTAGAAGTTATTACGCTTTGCCTCCATTGAAAAACTCAGAGGGTTTTCCTACAGGGCTTTTGCTTGGCTTTGCAAAATTGATCCAACGAATCCACAAAGAGGGAAGCACAGATTATTTGGTGTTTGCCCTTGAGGGTGGTGGCACGAATTATCGGAAATTGATAGATCCCAACTACAAAGCCAATCGCCCACCTGCTCCACAAGAGTTATTGATGCAACTTCCTATCGCGATTGAGTGGATTGAAAAAATGGGTTTTCAAACTATCGCATTTGAGGGATATGAAGCTGATGATGCTATTGCTTCTTTTGCAAATTGGGGAGCGAAAAACGCTCATAATGTCAAAATCATCAGCAATGACAAAGACCTCTATCAACTCATCAATGAGAGGGTTTTCCTCTATGATCCCATCAAAAAGCAAGAGATTAGAGAAATAGAATGTTTGCAAAAATGGGGAGTCAATCCTCAAGATTTCGTTGATTTCCAAAGTCTCATTGGTGATCAAAGTGATAATGTCCCAGGAGTGAAAGGAA
This window contains:
- a CDS encoding dihydroneopterin aldolase, coding for MQIIIENLELEVIIGVLPFEREKPQKILLSAELFYSYAGVYLDYRQVIECLTENLQTQKYEILEDALQDLARKLHRAFPQFYKMILLIQKPDIFANCSIGVREVFDFKD
- the plsY gene encoding glycerol-3-phosphate 1-O-acyltransferase PlsY, whose product is MLEILSNTNVIFYLLAYFIGAIPFGLLICKVFYHINLREIGSGSIGATNVYRAIKEVDPTNAKKYSILTILLDSFKGLFVVALAKFYGLSYETQWSIAVLSILGHCYSPYLNFTGGKGVATAIGSIFLLIPIEGLLGLIVWFVVGKIFKISSLSSLLGVLSGIVFSFIVPYCFDLPQNIDILKQIGSHSPVIIIGILILYTHIPNIIRLIKKEEKQIF